A genomic region of Fodinisporobacter ferrooxydans contains the following coding sequences:
- a CDS encoding zinc ribbon domain-containing protein — MDKTKLKKHLEDLGEQTSGGAHDAITFSGKGLGFLRDLFKGAKHKNVEDEETEEDDDDLIECPECGEECDEDCNFCPNCGCDLEDAEGKEEKSKKGKKTKKHDMANMKKSKNAANGGELDEENEEDLEDPGQEGDEEIITNKNKRIKKDSLKSAVKKNTRTFDERRFVKNIDEFEEEHVDVLDASPALQELSKNVRYLAKNTNVQIQEIADQNILLAKAVRELLKSNAAMAADLELIKKQPATSPATGYVVLNKQAGSSKARKLRKSEIEDVVTDAMNDGLVEPMALAKLGTLRTQDELQSFVESLPDEVQERL; from the coding sequence ATGGACAAAACAAAACTGAAAAAACATTTAGAAGATTTGGGTGAACAGACATCTGGCGGCGCACATGATGCCATTACGTTTTCTGGTAAAGGATTGGGCTTCTTGCGCGATTTATTCAAAGGCGCAAAACACAAAAACGTTGAGGATGAAGAAACGGAAGAAGATGATGATGATCTTATTGAATGTCCAGAATGCGGGGAAGAATGCGATGAAGATTGCAATTTTTGTCCGAATTGCGGTTGTGATCTAGAAGATGCGGAAGGCAAAGAAGAAAAATCGAAAAAAGGGAAAAAAACAAAGAAACATGACATGGCAAATATGAAAAAGTCGAAGAATGCAGCAAACGGCGGCGAGCTTGACGAAGAGAATGAGGAAGATTTGGAAGATCCCGGGCAGGAAGGTGATGAAGAAATTATCACCAACAAAAACAAACGTATCAAAAAAGACAGCTTAAAGAGTGCTGTGAAAAAGAATACTCGTACTTTTGACGAACGCCGTTTTGTTAAGAACATCGATGAGTTCGAGGAAGAGCATGTAGATGTTCTCGATGCTTCTCCTGCATTACAAGAGTTGAGTAAAAATGTTCGCTATTTGGCAAAAAACACGAATGTTCAAATTCAAGAAATTGCAGATCAAAACATTCTCCTTGCAAAAGCGGTTCGCGAATTATTGAAATCCAATGCTGCAATGGCTGCTGATCTGGAGTTAATCAAAAAACAACCGGCTACGTCTCCTGCAACGGGATATGTTGTTTTAAACAAACAAGCAGGAAGTAGCAAGGCACGTAAACTACGAAAGTCTGAAATTGAAGATGTTGTTACGGACGCGATGAATGACGGCCTTGTCGAACCAATGGCACTTGCGAAGTTAGGAACGTTACGTACGCAAGATGAATTACAGTCTTTCGTTGAATCACTTCCTGATGAAGTGCAAGAACGTCTGTAA